The Pongo abelii isolate AG06213 chromosome 20, NHGRI_mPonAbe1-v2.0_pri, whole genome shotgun sequence genome window below encodes:
- the KLK13 gene encoding kallikrein-13 isoform X4, with protein sequence MLRLVESSTTWQGVSQESSKVLNTNGTSGFLPGGYTCFPHSQPWQAALLVQGRLLCGGVLVHPKWVLTAAHCLKDGLKVYLGKHALGRVEAGEQVREVVHSIPHPEYRRSPTHLNHDHDIMLLELQSPVQLTGYIQTLPLSHNNRLTPGTTCRVSGWGTTTSPQVNYPKTLQCANIQLRSDEECHQVYPGKITDNMLCAGTKEGGKDSCEGDSGGPLVCNRTLCGIVSWGDFPCGQPDRPGVYTRVSRYVLWIRETIRKYETQQQKWLKGPQ encoded by the exons ATGCTACGCCTTGTGGAGTCCTCAACAACCTGGCAAG GTGTCTCCCAGGAGTCTTCCAAGGTTCTCAACACCAATGGGACCAGTGGGTTTCTCCCAGGTGGCTACACCTGCTTTCCCCACTCTCAGCCCTGGCAGGCTGCCCTACTAGTGCAAGGGCGGCTACTCTGTGGGGGAGTCCTGGTCCACCCCAAATGGGTCCTTACTGCCGCACACTGTCTAAAGGA CGGGCTCAAAGTTTACCTAGGCAAGCACGCCCTAGGGCGTGTGGAAGCTGGTGAGCAGGTGAGGGAAGTTGTCCACTCTATCCCCCACCCTGAATACCGGAGAAGCCCCACCCACCTGAACCACGACCATGACATCATGCTTCTGGAGCTGCAGTCCCCGGTCCAGCTCACAGGCTACATCCAAACCCTGCCCCTTTCCCACAACAACCGCCTAACCCCTGGCACCACCTGTCGGGTGTCTGGCTGGGGCACCACCACCAGCCCCCAGG TGAATTACCCCAAAACTCTACAATGTGCCAACATCCAACTTCGCTCAGATGAGGAGTGTCATCAAGTTTACCCAGGAAAGATCACTGACAACATGTTGTGTGCCGGCACAAAAGAGGGTGGCAAAGACTCCTGTGAG GGTGACTCTGGGGGCCCCTTGGTCTGTAACAGAACACTTTGTGGCATCGTCTCCTGGGGAGACTTCCCATGTGGGCAACCTGACCGGCCTGGTGTCTACACCCGTGTCTCAAGATACGTCCTGTGGATCCGTGAAACAATCCGAAAATACGAAACCCAGCAGCAAAAATGGTTGAAGGGCCCACAATAA
- the KLK13 gene encoding kallikrein-13 isoform X5, with translation MGSIYKCLPQKVTVNIETRCLPGVFQGSQHQWDQWVSPSGLKVYLGKHALGRVEAGEQVREVVHSIPHPEYRRSPTHLNHDHDIMLLELQSPVQLTGYIQTLPLSHNNRLTPGTTCRVSGWGTTTSPQVNYPKTLQCANIQLRSDEECHQVYPGKITDNMLCAGTKEGGKDSCEGDSGGPLVCNRTLCGIVSWGDFPCGQPDRPGVYTRVSRYVLWIRETIRKYETQQQKWLKGPQ, from the exons atgggctcAATTTATAAGTGCTTACCACAGAAGGTCACTGTGAATATTGAAACGAG GTGTCTCCCAGGAGTCTTCCAAGGTTCTCAACACCAATGGGACCAGTGGGTTTCTCCCAG CGGGCTCAAAGTTTACCTAGGCAAGCACGCCCTAGGGCGTGTGGAAGCTGGTGAGCAGGTGAGGGAAGTTGTCCACTCTATCCCCCACCCTGAATACCGGAGAAGCCCCACCCACCTGAACCACGACCATGACATCATGCTTCTGGAGCTGCAGTCCCCGGTCCAGCTCACAGGCTACATCCAAACCCTGCCCCTTTCCCACAACAACCGCCTAACCCCTGGCACCACCTGTCGGGTGTCTGGCTGGGGCACCACCACCAGCCCCCAGG TGAATTACCCCAAAACTCTACAATGTGCCAACATCCAACTTCGCTCAGATGAGGAGTGTCATCAAGTTTACCCAGGAAAGATCACTGACAACATGTTGTGTGCCGGCACAAAAGAGGGTGGCAAAGACTCCTGTGAG GGTGACTCTGGGGGCCCCTTGGTCTGTAACAGAACACTTTGTGGCATCGTCTCCTGGGGAGACTTCCCATGTGGGCAACCTGACCGGCCTGGTGTCTACACCCGTGTCTCAAGATACGTCCTGTGGATCCGTGAAACAATCCGAAAATACGAAACCCAGCAGCAAAAATGGTTGAAGGGCCCACAATAA
- the KLK13 gene encoding kallikrein-13 isoform X1, with translation MERGEGRGQIRTWANTKRVDRPRGIEWKADSGGKGRECTDHPARQRAGEEGRLPGAPPALPSPPDPGAMWPLALVIACLTLALSGGVSQESSKVLNTNGTSGFLPGGYTCFPHSQPWQAALLVQGRLLCGGVLVHPKWVLTAAHCLKDGLKVYLGKHALGRVEAGEQVREVVHSIPHPEYRRSPTHLNHDHDIMLLELQSPVQLTGYIQTLPLSHNNRLTPGTTCRVSGWGTTTSPQVNYPKTLQCANIQLRSDEECHQVYPGKITDNMLCAGTKEGGKDSCEGDSGGPLVCNRTLCGIVSWGDFPCGQPDRPGVYTRVSRYVLWIRETIRKYETQQQKWLKGPQ, from the exons atggagagaggtgAAGGGCGCGGACAGATAAGAACTTGGGCTAATACCAAGCGTGTGGACAGACCCAGAGGGATAGAATGGAAGGCAGACTCtggaggaaaagggagagagtgCACCGACCACCCAGCTCGCCagagggcaggggaggagggacGGCTTCCTGGG GCCCCGCCCGCCCTGCCCTCTCCTCCCGATCCCGGAGCCATGTGGCCCCTGGCCCTAGTGATCGCCTGCCTGACCTTGGCCTTGTCAGGAG GTGTCTCCCAGGAGTCTTCCAAGGTTCTCAACACCAATGGGACCAGTGGGTTTCTCCCAGGTGGCTACACCTGCTTTCCCCACTCTCAGCCCTGGCAGGCTGCCCTACTAGTGCAAGGGCGGCTACTCTGTGGGGGAGTCCTGGTCCACCCCAAATGGGTCCTTACTGCCGCACACTGTCTAAAGGA CGGGCTCAAAGTTTACCTAGGCAAGCACGCCCTAGGGCGTGTGGAAGCTGGTGAGCAGGTGAGGGAAGTTGTCCACTCTATCCCCCACCCTGAATACCGGAGAAGCCCCACCCACCTGAACCACGACCATGACATCATGCTTCTGGAGCTGCAGTCCCCGGTCCAGCTCACAGGCTACATCCAAACCCTGCCCCTTTCCCACAACAACCGCCTAACCCCTGGCACCACCTGTCGGGTGTCTGGCTGGGGCACCACCACCAGCCCCCAGG TGAATTACCCCAAAACTCTACAATGTGCCAACATCCAACTTCGCTCAGATGAGGAGTGTCATCAAGTTTACCCAGGAAAGATCACTGACAACATGTTGTGTGCCGGCACAAAAGAGGGTGGCAAAGACTCCTGTGAG GGTGACTCTGGGGGCCCCTTGGTCTGTAACAGAACACTTTGTGGCATCGTCTCCTGGGGAGACTTCCCATGTGGGCAACCTGACCGGCCTGGTGTCTACACCCGTGTCTCAAGATACGTCCTGTGGATCCGTGAAACAATCCGAAAATACGAAACCCAGCAGCAAAAATGGTTGAAGGGCCCACAATAA
- the KLK13 gene encoding kallikrein-13 isoform X3 — MWPLALVIACLTLALSGGVSQESSKVLNTNGTSGFLPGGYTCFPHSQPWQAALLVQGRLLCGGVLVHPKWVLTAAHCLKDGLKVYLGKHALGRVEAGEQVREVVHSIPHPEYRRSPTHLNHDHDIMLLELQSPVQLTGYIQTLPLSHNNRLTPGTTCRVSGWGTTTSPQVNYPKTLQCANIQLRSDEECHQVYPGKITDNMLCAGTKEGGKDSCEGDSGGPLVCNRTLCGIVSWGDFPCGQPDRPGVYTRVSRYVLWIRETIRKYETQQQKWLKGPQ; from the exons ATGTGGCCCCTGGCCCTAGTGATCGCCTGCCTGACCTTGGCCTTGTCAGGAG GTGTCTCCCAGGAGTCTTCCAAGGTTCTCAACACCAATGGGACCAGTGGGTTTCTCCCAGGTGGCTACACCTGCTTTCCCCACTCTCAGCCCTGGCAGGCTGCCCTACTAGTGCAAGGGCGGCTACTCTGTGGGGGAGTCCTGGTCCACCCCAAATGGGTCCTTACTGCCGCACACTGTCTAAAGGA CGGGCTCAAAGTTTACCTAGGCAAGCACGCCCTAGGGCGTGTGGAAGCTGGTGAGCAGGTGAGGGAAGTTGTCCACTCTATCCCCCACCCTGAATACCGGAGAAGCCCCACCCACCTGAACCACGACCATGACATCATGCTTCTGGAGCTGCAGTCCCCGGTCCAGCTCACAGGCTACATCCAAACCCTGCCCCTTTCCCACAACAACCGCCTAACCCCTGGCACCACCTGTCGGGTGTCTGGCTGGGGCACCACCACCAGCCCCCAGG TGAATTACCCCAAAACTCTACAATGTGCCAACATCCAACTTCGCTCAGATGAGGAGTGTCATCAAGTTTACCCAGGAAAGATCACTGACAACATGTTGTGTGCCGGCACAAAAGAGGGTGGCAAAGACTCCTGTGAG GGTGACTCTGGGGGCCCCTTGGTCTGTAACAGAACACTTTGTGGCATCGTCTCCTGGGGAGACTTCCCATGTGGGCAACCTGACCGGCCTGGTGTCTACACCCGTGTCTCAAGATACGTCCTGTGGATCCGTGAAACAATCCGAAAATACGAAACCCAGCAGCAAAAATGGTTGAAGGGCCCACAATAA
- the KLK13 gene encoding kallikrein-13 isoform X2, whose amino-acid sequence MERGEGRGQIRTWANTKRVDRPRGIEWKADSGGKGRECTDHPARQRAGEEGRLPGVRGCTPEPQGVAHCSSHLATAPPPRMELEAPPALPSPPDPGAMWPLALVIACLTLALSGGVSQESSKVLNTNGTSGFLPGGYTCFPHSQPWQAALLVQGRLLCGGVLVHPKWVLTAAHCLKDGLKVYLGKHALGRVEAGEQVREVVHSIPHPEYRRSPTHLNHDHDIMLLELQSPVQLTGYIQTLPLSHNNRLTPGTTCRVSGWGTTTSPQVNYPKTLQCANIQLRSDEECHQVYPGKITDNMLCAGTKEGGKDSCEGDSGGPLVCNRTLCGIVSWGDFPCGQPDRPGVYTRVSRYVLWIRETIRKYETQQQKWLKGPQ is encoded by the exons atggagagaggtgAAGGGCGCGGACAGATAAGAACTTGGGCTAATACCAAGCGTGTGGACAGACCCAGAGGGATAGAATGGAAGGCAGACTCtggaggaaaagggagagagtgCACCGACCACCCAGCTCGCCagagggcaggggaggagggacGGCTTCCTGGGGTGAGGGGCTGCACGCCGGAGCCCCAGGGGGTTGCACACTGTTCCTCCCACCTCGCCACTGCACCCCCACCAAGGATGGAATTGGAG GCCCCGCCCGCCCTGCCCTCTCCTCCCGATCCCGGAGCCATGTGGCCCCTGGCCCTAGTGATCGCCTGCCTGACCTTGGCCTTGTCAGGAG GTGTCTCCCAGGAGTCTTCCAAGGTTCTCAACACCAATGGGACCAGTGGGTTTCTCCCAGGTGGCTACACCTGCTTTCCCCACTCTCAGCCCTGGCAGGCTGCCCTACTAGTGCAAGGGCGGCTACTCTGTGGGGGAGTCCTGGTCCACCCCAAATGGGTCCTTACTGCCGCACACTGTCTAAAGGA CGGGCTCAAAGTTTACCTAGGCAAGCACGCCCTAGGGCGTGTGGAAGCTGGTGAGCAGGTGAGGGAAGTTGTCCACTCTATCCCCCACCCTGAATACCGGAGAAGCCCCACCCACCTGAACCACGACCATGACATCATGCTTCTGGAGCTGCAGTCCCCGGTCCAGCTCACAGGCTACATCCAAACCCTGCCCCTTTCCCACAACAACCGCCTAACCCCTGGCACCACCTGTCGGGTGTCTGGCTGGGGCACCACCACCAGCCCCCAGG TGAATTACCCCAAAACTCTACAATGTGCCAACATCCAACTTCGCTCAGATGAGGAGTGTCATCAAGTTTACCCAGGAAAGATCACTGACAACATGTTGTGTGCCGGCACAAAAGAGGGTGGCAAAGACTCCTGTGAG GGTGACTCTGGGGGCCCCTTGGTCTGTAACAGAACACTTTGTGGCATCGTCTCCTGGGGAGACTTCCCATGTGGGCAACCTGACCGGCCTGGTGTCTACACCCGTGTCTCAAGATACGTCCTGTGGATCCGTGAAACAATCCGAAAATACGAAACCCAGCAGCAAAAATGGTTGAAGGGCCCACAATAA
- the KLK13 gene encoding kallikrein-13 isoform X6, with amino-acid sequence MKERGEAKMTPRCLPGVFQGSQHQWDQWVSPSGLKVYLGKHALGRVEAGEQVREVVHSIPHPEYRRSPTHLNHDHDIMLLELQSPVQLTGYIQTLPLSHNNRLTPGTTCRVSGWGTTTSPQVNYPKTLQCANIQLRSDEECHQVYPGKITDNMLCAGTKEGGKDSCEGDSGGPLVCNRTLCGIVSWGDFPCGQPDRPGVYTRVSRYVLWIRETIRKYETQQQKWLKGPQ; translated from the exons atgaaggaaagaggagaagcaAAGATGACTCCCAG GTGTCTCCCAGGAGTCTTCCAAGGTTCTCAACACCAATGGGACCAGTGGGTTTCTCCCAG CGGGCTCAAAGTTTACCTAGGCAAGCACGCCCTAGGGCGTGTGGAAGCTGGTGAGCAGGTGAGGGAAGTTGTCCACTCTATCCCCCACCCTGAATACCGGAGAAGCCCCACCCACCTGAACCACGACCATGACATCATGCTTCTGGAGCTGCAGTCCCCGGTCCAGCTCACAGGCTACATCCAAACCCTGCCCCTTTCCCACAACAACCGCCTAACCCCTGGCACCACCTGTCGGGTGTCTGGCTGGGGCACCACCACCAGCCCCCAGG TGAATTACCCCAAAACTCTACAATGTGCCAACATCCAACTTCGCTCAGATGAGGAGTGTCATCAAGTTTACCCAGGAAAGATCACTGACAACATGTTGTGTGCCGGCACAAAAGAGGGTGGCAAAGACTCCTGTGAG GGTGACTCTGGGGGCCCCTTGGTCTGTAACAGAACACTTTGTGGCATCGTCTCCTGGGGAGACTTCCCATGTGGGCAACCTGACCGGCCTGGTGTCTACACCCGTGTCTCAAGATACGTCCTGTGGATCCGTGAAACAATCCGAAAATACGAAACCCAGCAGCAAAAATGGTTGAAGGGCCCACAATAA